The following are encoded in a window of Solidesulfovibrio magneticus RS-1 genomic DNA:
- a CDS encoding CarD family transcriptional regulator — MFSEEQLVVYPAQGVGRVERIETQVIGGASADFFIVRILSNNVTLMVPVKNAANVGLRPLCTAEQGAAIIESLKDRSDFTGYTGQNWNRRYREYSEKLKSGDLADVAYVLKELLLIGQNKELSFGERRLLEQATSLLTLELALALDKDQQEIKDVINEIFADVLQPKPEE, encoded by the coding sequence GTGTTTTCCGAGGAGCAGCTAGTCGTTTATCCGGCCCAGGGTGTGGGCAGGGTCGAACGGATCGAGACCCAGGTCATCGGGGGCGCCTCGGCCGACTTTTTCATTGTGCGCATCTTGAGCAACAATGTCACCTTGATGGTGCCGGTGAAAAACGCCGCCAACGTGGGGCTGCGGCCCCTGTGCACGGCCGAACAGGGCGCGGCCATCATCGAATCCCTCAAGGACCGCTCCGACTTCACCGGCTATACCGGCCAGAACTGGAACCGCCGGTACCGGGAGTATTCCGAGAAGCTCAAAAGCGGCGATCTGGCCGACGTGGCCTATGTGCTCAAGGAACTGTTGCTCATTGGCCAGAACAAGGAACTGTCCTTTGGCGAGCGCCGGCTCCTGGAACAGGCGACCAGCCTGCTCACCCTGGAACTGGCCCTGGCCCTGGACAAGGACCAGCAGGAAATCAAAGACGTCATTAACGAGATCTTCGCCGACGTCCTGCAACCCAAACCTGAAGAATAG
- a CDS encoding 50S ribosomal protein L25/general stress protein Ctc → MSQTQSLAVKTRAGLGKGACRKLRADDMVPGVYYDAKGVNVPVMVEHLPLQKLYSKIASSHVFDLQIEGETKPALVWKVEHHPTKPRITHVDFYGVDLTKEIQVRVPVEVVGKSKGQVKGGQLEIHREFIEVLCLPLVIPDKIVLDITNVDINESILIADVVLPEGVKAVYDNNYAVIGVLASAAEAAGEGA, encoded by the coding sequence ATGAGTCAGACCCAGTCCCTCGCCGTCAAGACCCGCGCGGGCCTCGGCAAAGGCGCCTGCCGCAAGCTGCGCGCAGACGATATGGTTCCCGGCGTTTACTACGACGCCAAGGGCGTCAACGTCCCGGTCATGGTCGAGCACCTGCCCCTGCAGAAGCTCTATTCCAAGATCGCCTCCTCCCACGTCTTCGATCTCCAGATCGAGGGCGAGACCAAGCCCGCCCTGGTCTGGAAGGTCGAGCACCATCCGACCAAGCCCCGCATTACCCACGTCGATTTCTACGGCGTGGATCTGACCAAGGAAATCCAGGTCCGCGTGCCCGTCGAAGTGGTGGGCAAGTCCAAGGGCCAGGTCAAAGGCGGCCAGCTGGAGATCCACCGCGAGTTCATCGAGGTCCTCTGTCTGCCCCTGGTCATCCCGGACAAGATTGTCCTGGACATCACCAATGTCGACATCAACGAGAGCATCCTGATCGCCGACGTCGTCCTGCCCGAGGGCGTCAAGGCTGTTTACGACAATAACTATGCCGTCATCGGCGTCCTGGCCAGTGCGGCCGAGGCCGCCGGCGAAGGCGCCTAG
- a CDS encoding DUF4376 domain-containing protein, which translates to MRIFINNGSTIRSSEGADIPVDAQNGQYQQFLALEAAGEAVLVDDAGSTLEEIKTARMAKVTALRDQIRARGVAFGAARLAAMPEDQGTYGDSITYLSWKPEGTRIKWKAATGWIEVDLATLRTAAEVVGDFIEALFDAEHAHHVAINALTSVEAVRAYDITTGWPE; encoded by the coding sequence ATGCGGATATTCATAAACAACGGTTCGACGATTCGTTCTTCCGAAGGGGCCGATATTCCGGTCGATGCGCAAAACGGGCAATACCAACAATTTTTGGCCCTTGAAGCAGCCGGCGAAGCCGTCCTTGTTGATGACGCCGGCTCGACGCTGGAGGAAATCAAGACGGCACGGATGGCCAAAGTCACGGCACTGCGGGACCAGATTCGCGCCCGTGGCGTCGCTTTCGGCGCTGCCCGACTGGCCGCCATGCCCGAGGATCAGGGCACCTACGGCGATTCCATCACCTACTTGAGTTGGAAGCCCGAAGGCACCCGCATCAAATGGAAGGCGGCGACGGGGTGGATCGAGGTGGACCTGGCCACGCTTCGGACGGCTGCGGAAGTCGTCGGCGACTTCATCGAAGCGCTTTTTGACGCCGAGCACGCCCACCATGTCGCCATCAACGCGCTGACAAGCGTGGAAGCGGTTCGGGCCTATGACATCACCACGGGCTGGCCAGAGTAA
- a CDS encoding transposase — protein MGLGRQGDQQGTMYLAWDEIPRSRGHVFYDRLQQILRKAGFDGFAEKLCKPFYSDKGRPSIPPGRYFRMHLVGYFEGIDSERGIEWRCADSLSLRNFLQLSPKESVPDHSSLSRTRSRLPLATHQEVFTWVLKLLSKDGLVLGGRIGVDASTMEANAALKTIVRRDTSESYRKMLLRMAKESGIDSPIDEDLARMDRKRVGKTLSNKDWRSPVDPEAKIAKMKDGRTHLAYKPEHAVDLDTGAVVAAEVHEADKGDTSTLQTTLKAAQESLRRVTSTPPCPDDPAELVADKGYFSRDVLKVLDGGPWRTRIAEPKRNGLNSWRGDQEARRAVYNNRIRISSMVGKAMGKQRTELVERSFEHTLDRCGGMRRVWLRGRENIRKRYLVHVAGFNLGLLMRVKTGHGTPRGWASAWLALIWPDQHPSMAYLAIVMVVKGRCCGIIPIAIICGGE, from the coding sequence ATGGGGCTTGGCCGTCAGGGTGATCAGCAGGGGACGATGTATCTGGCCTGGGATGAGATCCCTCGGTCTCGTGGGCACGTTTTTTACGATCGTCTCCAGCAGATTCTCCGGAAAGCCGGCTTCGATGGTTTCGCCGAGAAGCTGTGCAAGCCCTTCTATTCCGACAAGGGGCGTCCCTCCATTCCGCCTGGCCGGTATTTTCGGATGCACCTCGTGGGGTATTTCGAGGGCATCGACAGCGAGCGCGGCATTGAGTGGCGCTGCGCTGATTCGCTTTCCCTCCGGAATTTTCTCCAGCTTTCGCCCAAGGAGTCTGTGCCGGATCATTCCTCGCTCAGCCGGACACGGTCCCGTCTGCCACTGGCGACCCACCAAGAGGTTTTCACCTGGGTTCTCAAGCTGCTCAGCAAGGATGGCTTGGTCCTTGGAGGCCGCATTGGCGTGGACGCTTCGACCATGGAGGCCAACGCGGCGCTCAAAACCATCGTGCGCCGGGACACGAGTGAGAGCTACCGCAAGATGCTCCTGCGCATGGCCAAGGAGAGCGGCATCGACTCTCCGATAGATGAGGATCTGGCTCGCATGGACCGCAAGCGCGTCGGCAAGACGCTTTCGAACAAGGACTGGCGGTCACCGGTCGATCCCGAGGCGAAGATCGCCAAGATGAAGGATGGCCGAACGCATCTGGCGTACAAGCCCGAGCACGCGGTGGACCTGGACACCGGCGCGGTGGTGGCGGCCGAGGTGCATGAAGCGGACAAAGGGGACACCTCGACTCTGCAAACGACGCTGAAAGCCGCTCAAGAAAGTCTGCGGCGGGTCACTTCCACACCGCCATGCCCGGACGACCCTGCGGAACTGGTCGCGGATAAAGGCTATTTCTCCCGGGATGTCCTCAAGGTTCTGGACGGTGGACCATGGCGGACGAGAATCGCCGAACCCAAACGCAACGGTCTGAACTCCTGGCGTGGCGACCAAGAGGCGCGACGCGCCGTGTACAACAACCGAATCCGGATATCCTCGATGGTCGGGAAGGCCATGGGAAAACAGCGGACGGAACTGGTCGAAAGAAGCTTCGAGCATACGCTGGACCGGTGCGGCGGCATGCGCCGGGTCTGGCTCAGAGGACGAGAGAACATCCGGAAACGCTATCTGGTCCATGTGGCTGGTTTCAATCTCGGCCTGCTGATGCGGGTCAAGACCGGCCATGGCACCCCCAGGGGCTGGGCCAGTGCCTGGCTTGCGCTCATTTGGCCTGACCAGCATCCCTCAATGGCCTATTTGGCCATCGTCATGGTGGTCAAGGGACGATGCTGCGGGATCATCCCCATCGCCATCATCTGCGGGGGAGAATAG
- a CDS encoding DNA-methyltransferase, with amino-acid sequence MAQQLFDNGTLYQGDALSILRELPGDVVDLVLTDPPYSSGGLNLSARQVNPAAKYQNTGTRRVYPPMLGDLKDQRSFVMWASLWLGECWRLARAGASCLVFSDWRQLPALTDAIQAAGWAWKGIIVWHKPNARPSLGSFRHDAEFVIHGVKDRMQTHSHQCLPGVFTYAMDPRQKVHLTAKPVRLVKDLLAVSPEGATVLDPFLGGGTTAMACLETGRRFIGVELSTEYAALAAARIRAAEEALKN; translated from the coding sequence GTGGCCCAACAGCTCTTTGACAACGGCACGCTTTACCAAGGCGACGCCCTTTCGATCCTTCGGGAACTTCCCGGCGACGTCGTGGACCTGGTGCTCACCGATCCGCCGTATTCCAGCGGCGGCTTGAACTTGTCGGCGCGCCAGGTCAACCCGGCGGCAAAGTACCAGAACACCGGCACCAGGAGGGTTTATCCTCCCATGCTCGGCGATCTCAAGGACCAGCGCTCTTTCGTCATGTGGGCGTCGTTGTGGCTCGGGGAGTGCTGGCGGCTGGCCAGGGCTGGCGCGTCCTGCCTAGTCTTCAGCGACTGGCGGCAGCTCCCGGCCCTGACCGACGCGATCCAGGCCGCCGGCTGGGCGTGGAAGGGGATTATCGTCTGGCACAAGCCCAACGCCCGGCCAAGCCTTGGTTCGTTCCGGCATGACGCCGAGTTCGTCATTCACGGCGTCAAGGACAGGATGCAAACCCATAGCCACCAATGTCTGCCGGGCGTTTTCACGTATGCCATGGACCCAAGGCAAAAGGTGCACCTCACGGCCAAGCCGGTGCGACTCGTCAAGGACCTGCTTGCCGTGTCACCCGAAGGGGCCACCGTCCTCGACCCCTTCCTCGGCGGCGGCACCACGGCCATGGCCTGTCTGGAGACAGGAAGGCGCTTTATCGGAGTGGAATTATCAACCGAATATGCCGCCCTCGCAGCCGCGCGAATCCGCGCCGCCGAAGAGGCGTTAAAAAACTAG
- a CDS encoding zinc finger domain-containing protein: MEIRCGQCGRLLAKGTGTIEIKCPRCRTINHVRAASPEDRPERADKECSRGPTAL; the protein is encoded by the coding sequence ATGGAGATACGTTGCGGACAATGCGGACGTTTACTGGCCAAAGGCACCGGGACCATCGAAATCAAATGCCCCCGCTGCCGCACCATCAACCACGTGAGGGCCGCGAGCCCCGAAGACCGTCCCGAAAGGGCAGACAAGGAATGCTCGCGTGGCCCAACAGCTCTTTGA
- the pth gene encoding aminoacyl-tRNA hydrolase yields MAVSAIIVGLGNPGPRYAATRHNFGFMVLDALMERARQLGGAPKATLTGRKDLEAVTLSLPVLPGGAFAQFACVKPLTFMNLSGRAVRAALDFYKLAPTDVFVLHDELDLPLGRMRLKRGGGNAGHNGLKSINQELGSPEFVRLRLGIGRPEGRDVAGYVLEAFRGDETPVVRQVVPAAVDGIMAFFEDGLETAQRRVGGFDAVPPPLPQP; encoded by the coding sequence ATGGCCGTTTCCGCCATCATCGTGGGCCTGGGCAATCCCGGGCCGAGATACGCCGCCACCCGACACAATTTCGGCTTCATGGTCTTGGACGCCCTCATGGAGCGCGCCCGGCAACTCGGCGGCGCGCCCAAGGCGACGCTGACCGGCCGCAAGGACCTCGAAGCCGTAACCCTTTCCCTGCCGGTGCTGCCCGGCGGGGCTTTCGCCCAGTTTGCCTGCGTCAAGCCGCTGACCTTCATGAACTTGAGCGGCCGGGCCGTGCGGGCTGCCCTGGATTTCTATAAGCTCGCCCCAACCGACGTCTTTGTCCTGCATGACGAGCTTGACCTGCCGCTCGGGCGGATGCGCCTCAAACGCGGCGGCGGCAATGCCGGGCACAATGGGCTCAAGTCCATCAATCAGGAACTGGGCAGTCCGGAGTTCGTGCGCCTGCGCCTGGGCATCGGCCGTCCCGAGGGCCGGGACGTGGCCGGGTATGTGCTCGAAGCCTTTCGCGGCGACGAAACGCCCGTGGTGCGCCAGGTCGTACCGGCGGCTGTGGACGGGATCATGGCCTTTTTCGAGGACGGCCTTGAAACGGCTCAGCGCCGCGTGGGCGGCTTTGACGCCGTGCCCCCGCCGTTGCCCCAGCCGTAG
- the ispE gene encoding 4-(cytidine 5'-diphospho)-2-C-methyl-D-erythritol kinase: MASFPCPIEETLLPVPCKVNLRLAVGARRPNGYHDIDTFFLPLPEPADVLRLRRFDGPGDIDLQCSDPELETDDNLVVRAYRAYAAATGYAPRLEVHLAKHIPHGAGLGGGSSDAAVMLRYLNDRADEAALSPVDLAALALTLGADIPFFLLGVPAVATGVGETLIPADPGLAGWCAVVVCPEARVKTAWAYAALDASRALPQKPGANLLTTAFDANKRAFCVTGAPMRNDFESVVFAAHPELGRVKERLLALGAAGALLSGTGSAVFGLFRKRQTATLALAMLTGSGPRAYLAPL; this comes from the coding sequence ATGGCGTCTTTCCCCTGCCCTATCGAGGAAACCCTCCTGCCCGTGCCCTGCAAGGTCAATCTGCGCCTGGCCGTGGGCGCGCGGCGGCCCAACGGCTACCACGACATCGACACCTTTTTCCTGCCCCTGCCCGAACCGGCCGACGTCCTGCGTCTGCGCCGCTTCGACGGCCCCGGGGACATCGATCTGCAATGTTCCGATCCCGAGCTTGAAACCGACGACAATCTGGTCGTTCGGGCCTACCGGGCCTACGCTGCGGCCACGGGCTACGCCCCGCGTCTGGAAGTCCATCTGGCCAAGCACATTCCCCACGGAGCCGGCCTTGGCGGCGGTTCGTCCGACGCCGCCGTCATGCTGCGCTATTTGAACGACCGGGCCGATGAAGCCGCCCTGTCGCCCGTGGACCTGGCCGCCCTGGCCCTGACCCTTGGCGCGGACATCCCCTTTTTCCTGCTCGGCGTCCCGGCCGTGGCCACCGGCGTGGGCGAGACGCTCATCCCGGCCGATCCCGGCCTGGCCGGCTGGTGCGCCGTGGTGGTGTGCCCCGAAGCCCGGGTCAAGACCGCCTGGGCCTATGCCGCCCTGGACGCCTCCCGGGCCTTGCCGCAAAAACCTGGGGCAAACCTCTTGACAACTGCTTTTGACGCCAATAAAAGGGCGTTTTGCGTCACCGGTGCGCCCATGCGGAACGACTTTGAAAGCGTCGTTTTCGCGGCCCACCCCGAACTGGGGCGGGTCAAGGAGCGCCTGCTGGCCCTTGGGGCAGCGGGCGCGCTTTTATCGGGCACGGGTTCGGCGGTGTTCGGGCTTTTCCGCAAGCGCCAGACGGCCACCCTGGCCCTGGCCATGCTCACCGGAAGCGGCCCGCGTGCCTATCTCGCGCCGCTGTGA
- a CDS encoding DegQ family serine endoprotease: MARRLLATTIATLSLIAWTAMAQARVPLPDITELVDKDGPAVVNISTTKTVKAQEGMRELFQRRGGQGGPMDDFFEQFEKHFGPQGRGGGQGGKGQKQRSMGSGFVISADGYIVTNNHVVDGADEVKVQFKNNEKPLPAKIIGRDAETDLALLKIEGKSGLPYLEFGDSGKLKVGEWVLAIGNPFGLENTVTLGIVSAKGRIIGAGPFDNFIQTDASINPGNSGGPLIDLDGKVIGINTAIVASGQGIGFAIPSNMAKDVISQLRDGKKVQRGWLGVSIQDIDENTAKALGLDSTKGALISSVMEGQPAAKAGIKTGDVITSVGGQKVDNANDLLRRVAAIRPGESAEFVVMRKGSPVTVSVTLGERDAKKLAQSGRGQEGEDDAAGEDASASALGLSVRALAPKEAKAIGMDKAQGVLITEVADGSEAEQADVRPGDVILEVNQRPATSPEEFKKIVGEDGKKKGVVMLLIKRQNQTVFRTVPLADAK, translated from the coding sequence ATGGCAAGACGCCTTCTCGCCACCACCATCGCCACCCTGTCCCTCATTGCCTGGACCGCCATGGCCCAGGCCCGCGTCCCCCTGCCCGACATCACCGAACTCGTCGACAAAGACGGCCCCGCCGTCGTCAACATCTCCACCACCAAAACCGTCAAGGCCCAGGAAGGCATGCGCGAACTCTTCCAGAGACGCGGCGGCCAGGGCGGCCCCATGGACGACTTCTTCGAACAGTTCGAAAAGCACTTCGGCCCCCAGGGCCGGGGCGGCGGCCAGGGCGGCAAGGGCCAGAAGCAGCGCTCCATGGGCTCGGGCTTTGTCATCTCCGCCGACGGCTACATCGTCACCAACAACCATGTTGTGGACGGCGCGGACGAGGTGAAGGTGCAGTTTAAGAACAACGAAAAGCCGCTGCCCGCCAAGATCATCGGCCGCGACGCCGAAACCGATCTGGCGCTTTTAAAGATCGAAGGCAAGTCCGGCCTGCCCTATCTGGAATTCGGCGACTCCGGCAAGCTCAAGGTCGGCGAATGGGTGCTGGCCATCGGCAACCCCTTTGGCCTGGAAAATACGGTGACGCTGGGCATCGTCAGCGCCAAGGGCCGCATCATCGGGGCCGGCCCCTTTGACAACTTCATCCAGACCGACGCTTCCATCAATCCCGGCAACTCCGGCGGGCCGCTTATTGACCTCGACGGCAAGGTCATCGGCATCAACACCGCCATCGTGGCCTCGGGCCAGGGCATCGGCTTCGCCATCCCCTCCAACATGGCCAAGGACGTGATCAGTCAATTGCGCGACGGCAAGAAGGTCCAGCGCGGCTGGCTTGGCGTCTCCATCCAGGACATCGACGAAAACACCGCCAAGGCCCTGGGCCTCGACTCCACCAAGGGCGCGCTCATCTCCTCGGTCATGGAAGGCCAGCCCGCGGCCAAGGCCGGCATCAAGACCGGCGACGTCATCACTTCCGTGGGCGGCCAGAAGGTCGATAACGCCAATGATCTGCTGCGCCGCGTGGCCGCCATCCGCCCGGGCGAATCGGCCGAGTTCGTGGTCATGCGCAAGGGGTCGCCCGTCACGGTCAGCGTCACCCTGGGCGAACGCGACGCCAAGAAGCTGGCCCAGAGCGGCCGCGGCCAGGAAGGCGAGGACGACGCCGCCGGCGAGGACGCCTCGGCCTCGGCCCTCGGGTTGTCCGTGCGGGCCCTGGCCCCCAAGGAAGCCAAGGCCATAGGCATGGACAAGGCCCAAGGCGTGCTGATAACGGAAGTGGCCGACGGCTCCGAGGCCGAGCAGGCCGACGTCCGCCCGGGCGACGTGATCCTTGAGGTCAACCAACGCCCGGCGACCTCCCCCGAGGAGTTCAAGAAGATCGTCGGCGAGGACGGCAAGAAGAAGGGCGTGGTGATGCTGCTTATCAAGCGCCAAAACCAGACCGTCTTCCGCACCGTGCCCCTGGCCGACGCCAAGTAA
- a CDS encoding aldehyde ferredoxin oxidoreductase N-terminal domain-containing protein, with translation MEENANTLVCGWNRCILRVDLSEKTVQSIPLSEELLEKYLGGMGLADKIIWDYILEKDIRAGFDPLSPDNIFVIAMGPLTGLSTQGGRGIYQYISPVTGHLGGGSGGGFVHAMLKQAGYDALVITGKADQPVYLWIDDDSVSIKDASELWGLGAHQTVSTLKKQHGEVCSVVIGPAGENLVRHATAMIDGFKSAGGKCGTGAVLGSKNLKAIVVRGKKGVNVADPKAFLENDADFRNAIKENSAWPRFALWLAYFHTTPFKPRLAEHIYDYAVRLEACWNCHMACCGYHEQSRGKYPTRGTGPEIANQESFSALGVNDLEALNYYSDLLNDYGIDWKEGPGDIGIVMQLYKDGVLSAKDTDGLELDSGDGKIIEEMIHWMAKRERIGNLVAEGKMNIARLFPEARKYDNTVRGTTGYGKDDPRTDRRNIGPAVMCHFTPYRGACLETWGWQSIGLADFSWEFPGKEGLRSGRGYTREEAAEIVKEVVGADDHAMFSKGEPKGWCKLNVRIGNWVVANESLILCRRIACIVDNNITRAGISARMLSTATGKEFTTESIERIGERIFNLQRMIDARLGITRTQDKFPEYFYQPLGDGMGGLTEEDEKVIHEEMDYYYSLRGWDLETGQPTKEKAEELGLAIEWTALQKDGPYKDWEGPPLAGVSRGQRAAS, from the coding sequence ATGGAAGAGAACGCTAATACCTTGGTCTGTGGTTGGAACCGTTGTATTCTGAGAGTCGATTTGTCGGAAAAAACGGTACAAAGTATACCGTTGTCCGAGGAATTGCTTGAGAAATATCTTGGAGGAATGGGGCTCGCCGACAAGATTATCTGGGATTATATCCTTGAAAAGGATATACGGGCGGGGTTCGACCCGTTGAGTCCGGACAATATCTTCGTCATCGCCATGGGCCCGTTGACCGGGCTCTCCACCCAGGGCGGAAGAGGGATATATCAATACATCAGCCCGGTGACCGGACATCTTGGCGGCGGTTCGGGCGGCGGCTTCGTCCATGCGATGCTCAAGCAGGCGGGGTATGACGCTTTGGTCATTACGGGGAAAGCCGATCAGCCTGTGTATCTCTGGATCGACGACGATTCCGTGAGCATTAAGGATGCATCGGAACTGTGGGGTCTGGGCGCGCACCAAACGGTGTCGACGCTGAAAAAGCAGCATGGTGAAGTCTGCAGCGTTGTCATAGGGCCAGCCGGTGAAAACCTGGTACGCCATGCGACCGCCATGATCGATGGATTCAAGTCTGCTGGCGGAAAATGTGGTACAGGAGCCGTGCTTGGGTCGAAAAATCTGAAAGCGATCGTTGTCAGAGGCAAAAAGGGCGTCAATGTTGCCGACCCGAAAGCGTTTCTGGAGAACGATGCAGATTTTCGCAATGCCATTAAAGAAAACAGCGCTTGGCCGCGCTTTGCACTCTGGCTCGCCTATTTTCATACGACACCTTTCAAGCCAAGGCTGGCCGAACACATTTATGATTACGCTGTCAGGCTCGAAGCATGCTGGAACTGTCATATGGCTTGTTGTGGATATCATGAACAGAGCAGGGGAAAATATCCGACACGCGGAACGGGGCCGGAGATCGCAAACCAGGAGAGCTTTTCCGCTCTGGGCGTCAACGACCTTGAAGCGCTGAATTATTATTCCGATTTGCTCAACGACTATGGAATAGATTGGAAAGAAGGACCTGGTGATATTGGCATCGTCATGCAATTATACAAAGATGGCGTCCTTTCCGCAAAAGACACCGACGGACTCGAACTTGATTCCGGAGATGGCAAGATCATCGAGGAGATGATCCACTGGATGGCGAAGCGGGAGCGTATTGGCAACCTTGTTGCCGAAGGGAAAATGAACATTGCCAGGCTGTTTCCCGAAGCTCGAAAGTACGACAACACGGTGCGGGGGACGACCGGATACGGTAAGGACGATCCGCGGACGGACAGGAGGAATATCGGCCCGGCTGTCATGTGCCATTTTACGCCCTATAGGGGTGCTTGCTTGGAGACCTGGGGGTGGCAGTCAATTGGTCTGGCCGATTTCAGCTGGGAATTCCCGGGAAAAGAAGGACTTCGTTCTGGCAGAGGGTATACAAGGGAGGAGGCGGCCGAAATAGTCAAGGAGGTTGTCGGAGCTGACGACCATGCAATGTTCAGCAAGGGTGAGCCCAAAGGGTGGTGCAAGCTAAACGTCAGGATAGGCAATTGGGTTGTCGCCAACGAAAGCCTCATCTTGTGCAGACGGATAGCCTGCATCGTTGACAACAATATTACGCGGGCCGGCATTTCCGCGCGCATGTTGTCCACGGCGACTGGAAAAGAATTTACAACGGAGTCGATCGAAAGAATTGGGGAAAGAATCTTCAATTTGCAAAGAATGATCGATGCCAGGCTGGGGATAACGCGAACGCAGGACAAGTTTCCAGAATATTTCTACCAGCCGCTCGGCGATGGCATGGGAGGCCTGACTGAAGAAGATGAAAAGGTCATTCATGAGGAAATGGACTACTATTATTCCTTGAGAGGCTGGGACCTGGAAACTGGGCAGCCGACAAAGGAGAAGGCCGAAGAATTGGG
- a CDS encoding 4Fe-4S dicluster domain-containing protein, whose translation MEQRIRPPHDGTGVHASVTKGAAMEKKNDQDMKDARLALLVYKMKNIMRLVVAEGETACTNDHVRPTEKCTGCMSCMVVCALSHEGRSSSEFSGIRIGHHTNEWTLREKEQMLDHSICRHCPGIPPCDEVCPKHAHFRSDKLGAVLIDHDACIRCRACVKACPYHACWYSKELDKIVKCDLCHDNDDDPQCIGKCPSLVIKLEKAV comes from the coding sequence ATGGAACAGCGCATCCGGCCGCCGCATGACGGCACGGGCGTCCACGCCAGCGTAACGAAGGGGGCCGCGATGGAAAAGAAAAACGATCAAGACATGAAAGATGCCAGACTTGCGTTGCTAGTCTATAAAATGAAGAACATCATGCGGTTGGTTGTGGCGGAAGGAGAAACGGCCTGCACCAACGATCACGTCAGGCCAACCGAAAAATGTACAGGCTGCATGTCCTGCATGGTGGTGTGCGCGCTTTCACATGAAGGACGCAGTTCCTCGGAATTCTCAGGGATACGAATCGGCCACCACACGAACGAGTGGACCCTTCGCGAAAAGGAACAAATGCTTGACCACTCGATATGTCGGCATTGTCCTGGCATACCGCCATGCGATGAGGTCTGCCCGAAGCACGCCCATTTTCGTAGCGACAAGCTCGGTGCCGTTTTGATTGACCATGATGCCTGCATTCGCTGCCGCGCCTGTGTGAAGGCATGCCCATATCATGCCTGTTGGTATTCGAAGGAGCTTGATAAGATCGTGAAATGCGACCTGTGCCACGATAATGATGATGATCCACAGTGCATCGGGAAGTGTCCATCTTTGGTGATCAAGCTTGAGAAGGCCGTATAG
- a CDS encoding ribose-phosphate diphosphokinase — protein sequence MAQGDLKILTGTSNPGLAEAICDHLGCTLLPAKVGTFSDGEIRIEVGANVRGSDIFVVQSTSYPVNYNLMELCLMLDALKRASARRVTAVVPYYGYARQDRKVAPRAPISAKLVADFLTVAGMNRLLTIDLHAGQIQGFFNLPVDNLFAAPIMAEYFKDFSGPGLCVVSPDAGGVERARSFAKRLGATLAIIDKRRDAPNQAQAMHVIGDVKDKLCVVLDDMIDTAGTMCQAGVVLLENGAREVMATATHPVLSGPAIERLENSPFTQIVTTNTIPLNDKAKACSKIKVLSIAGLLAKAIHNIHTESSVSVLFT from the coding sequence ATGGCGCAAGGCGATCTGAAAATCCTCACCGGCACTTCCAATCCCGGACTGGCCGAGGCCATCTGCGACCATCTTGGCTGCACCCTGCTGCCGGCCAAGGTCGGCACCTTCAGCGACGGCGAGATCCGCATCGAGGTAGGGGCCAACGTGCGCGGCTCGGACATCTTCGTGGTCCAGTCCACCTCGTACCCGGTCAACTACAACCTCATGGAACTGTGCCTGATGCTGGACGCCTTAAAGCGCGCCAGCGCCCGGCGCGTCACGGCGGTTGTGCCCTACTACGGCTACGCCCGGCAGGACCGCAAGGTCGCGCCCCGCGCGCCGATTAGCGCCAAGCTCGTGGCCGATTTCCTGACGGTTGCCGGCATGAACCGCCTGCTCACCATCGACCTGCACGCCGGCCAGATCCAGGGCTTTTTCAACCTGCCCGTGGACAACCTGTTCGCCGCGCCCATCATGGCCGAATATTTCAAGGATTTCTCCGGCCCGGGCTTGTGCGTGGTTTCTCCGGACGCCGGCGGAGTGGAACGTGCCCGGTCCTTTGCCAAACGCCTCGGCGCGACCCTGGCCATTATCGACAAGCGCCGCGACGCCCCCAACCAGGCCCAGGCCATGCACGTCATCGGCGACGTCAAGGACAAGCTGTGCGTGGTGCTCGACGACATGATCGACACCGCCGGCACCATGTGCCAGGCCGGCGTGGTGCTGTTGGAAAACGGGGCCCGCGAGGTCATGGCCACGGCCACCCATCCAGTGCTGTCCGGCCCGGCCATCGAACGGCTGGAGAATTCGCCCTTTACCCAGATCGTGACCACCAACACGATTCCCCTTAACGACAAAGCCAAGGCCTGCTCCAAGATCAAGGTGCTCTCCATCGCGGGGCTTTTGGCCAAGGCCATCCACAATATCCACACCGAGTCCTCGGTGAGCGTGCTGTTCACCTAA